The window CGACACGGACGTCATCATTCCCGCTCGCTATCTCAACACCTCCGTGCCCGAGGAGCTTGCCGCGCACTGCATGGAGGACCTCGACGCCGAGTTCGTGAAGAAGGTCGAGTTCGGAGACATCCTTGTGGCCGAGGAGAACTTCGGCTGCGGGTCGAGCCGCGAGCACGCCCCCATCGCCATCAAGGCCGCCGGCGTGAGCGTCGTGATCGCAAAGAGCTTCGCGCGCATCTTCTACCGCAACGCGATCAACACAGGACTCGCGATCCTGGAAGCGCCTGAGGCGGTCGACGGCATCAGGAACGGCGACCAGGTCACGGTGGACGCCGACACGGGCGTCATCATCGACGATACCACCGGGCAGACCTATCGCGCCCAGCCGTTCCCGCCGTTCATCAAGGACATCATAGAGAAGGGCGGGCTCATCGAGTCCGTCCG is drawn from Actinomycetota bacterium and contains these coding sequences:
- the leuD gene encoding 3-isopropylmalate dehydratase small subunit; translation: MRFQGTAHKYGRDIDTDVIIPARYLNTSVPEELAAHCMEDLDAEFVKKVEFGDILVAEENFGCGSSREHAPIAIKAAGVSVVIAKSFARIFYRNAINTGLAILEAPEAVDGIRNGDQVTVDADTGVIIDDTTGQTYRAQPFPPFIKDIIEKGGLIESVRDKVGR